In Thalassophryne amazonica chromosome 14, fThaAma1.1, whole genome shotgun sequence, one DNA window encodes the following:
- the LOC117524640 gene encoding LOW QUALITY PROTEIN: coiled-coil domain-containing protein 89-like (The sequence of the model RefSeq protein was modified relative to this genomic sequence to represent the inferred CDS: inserted 1 base in 1 codon), which yields MNSILKSLEELWKMSEAEMLLSTTEEQSGLINILKQKADELLVRCDAVRELNTELEARVAGYQKDLEQERKRSATLEKRFAVLAANNQAITVFKDEYKKQNAQLRQENRILLSENKTLFSQKLEDKDALIQKLQQELRHLSENYTCLQSQLQEEAAQHQCKEASLRDRLHQAQQQHKDAVELCKVLKLQLQKSEEKHALLEQTMNESIETLKKDKNSLLHLTTEHEKTIQVKQQEMQQLETKCKEEKXARLKAEDRFEREAAAVKKDAKVKSLQCALDVSQTQYNKLKMDFEAFKEHMKDLLAQERLLNATLRHMNY from the exons ATGAACAGCATTCTTAAGTCACTGGAGGAACTGTGGAAGATGTCAGAAGCAGAGATGTTGCTGTCCACAACAGAGGAACAGTCAGGTTTGATCAACATACTGAAACAGAAAGCAGACGAGCTACTTGTCCGATGTGACGCTGTGCGTGAACTCAATACAGAGCTGGAAGCTAGAGTAGCTGGatatcagaaagacctggaacagGAAAGAAAGAGATCTGCAACATTAGAGAAGAGATTTGCGGTCCTTGCTGCCAACAACCAAGCGATTACTGTTTTCAAGGACGAGTACAAAAAACAGAATGCCCAGTTAAGGCAAGAGAACAGAATCCTTCTGTCAGAAAACAAgacacttttctctcaaaaactggAAGACAAAGATGCACTTATTCAAAAACTTCAGCAAGAACTCAGACATCTGTCAGAAAACTACACGTGTTTACAGTCACAACTTCAAGAAGAAGCAGCTCAGCATCAGTGCAAGGAGGCATCGCTACGTGATCGGTTACATCAAGCTCAGCAACAGCACAAAGATGCCGTAGAGCTGTGCAAAG TTCTGAAACTGCAGCTACAAAAGTCTGAAGAAAAGCACGCTTTATTGGAACAAACGATGAACGAAAGCATAGAAACTCTCAAGAAAGACAAAAACAGTCTGCTGCATCTGACGACAGAGCACGAGAAAACAATACAG GTGAAACAACAGGAAATGCAGCAGCTGGAGACAAAATGCAAAGAAGAGA CAGCCAGACTCAAAGCAGAGGACAG ATTTGAACGGGAAGCAGCAGCTGTTAAAAAAGATGCCAAAGTGAAGTCTCTGCAGTGTGCTCTGGATGTATCCCAGACACAATATAATAAGCTGAAAATG GATTTTGAAGCcttcaaagaacacatgaaagatCTTCTTGCACAAGAAAGGTTGCTGAATGCAACACTTCGTCACATGAACTACTAA
- the LOC117524624 gene encoding coiled-coil domain-containing protein 89-like produces MNSILKSLEELWKMSEAEMLLSTTEEQSGLINILKQKADELLVRCDAVRELNTELEARVAGYQKDLEQERKRSATLEKRFAVLAANNQAITVFKDEYKKQNAQLRQENRILLSENKTLFSQKLEDKDALIQKLQQELRHLSENYTCLQSQLQEEAAQHQCKEASLRDRLHQAQQQHKDAVELCKVLKLQLQKSEEKHALLEQTMNESIETLKKDKNSLLHLTTEHEKTIQVKQQEMQQLETKCKEEKTARLKAEDRFEREAAAVKKDAKVKSLQCALDVSQTQYNKLKMDFEAFKEHMKDLLAQERLLNATLRHMNY; encoded by the exons ATGAACAGCATTCTTAAGTCACTGGAGGAACTGTGGAAGATGTCAGAAGCAGAGATGTTGCTGTCCACAACAGAGGAACAGTCAGGTTTGATCAACATACTGAAACAGAAAGCAGACGAGCTACTTGTCCGATGTGACGCTGTGCGTGAACTCAATACAGAGCTGGAAGCTAGAGTAGCTGGatatcagaaagacctggaacagGAAAGAAAGAGATCTGCAACATTAGAGAAGAGATTTGCGGTCCTTGCTGCCAACAACCAAGCGATTACTGTTTTCAAGGACGAGTACAAAAAACAGAATGCCCAGTTAAGGCAAGAGAACAGAATCCTTCTGTCAGAAAACAAgacacttttctctcaaaaactggAAGACAAAGATGCACTTATTCAAAAACTTCAGCAAGAACTCAGACATCTGTCAGAAAACTACACGTGTTTACAGTCACAACTTCAAGAAGAAGCAGCTCAGCATCAGTGCAAGGAGGCATCGCTACGTGATCGGTTACATCAAGCTCAGCAACAGCACAAAGATGCCGTAGAGCTGTGCAAAG TTCTGAAACTGCAGCTACAAAAGTCTGAAGAAAAGCACGCTTTATTGGAACAAACGATGAACGAAAGCATAGAAACTCTCAAGAAAGACAAAAACAGTCTGCTGCATCTGACGACAGAGCACGAGAAAACAATACAG GTGAAACAACAGGAAATGCAGCAGCTGGAGACAAAATGCAAAGAAGAGAAAACAGCCAGACTCAAAGCAGAGGACAG ATTTGAACGGGAAGCAGCAGCTGTTAAAAAAGATGCCAAAGTGAAGTCTCTGCAGTGTGCTCTGGATGTATCCCAGACACAATATAATAAGCTGAAAATG GATTTTGAAGCcttcaaagaacacatgaaagatCTTCTTGCACAAGAAAGGTTGCTGAATGCAACACTTCGTCACATGAACTACTAA